A window of Diabrotica virgifera virgifera chromosome 9, PGI_DIABVI_V3a contains these coding sequences:
- the LOC126891341 gene encoding uncharacterized protein LOC126891341, with product MGSIDDDIILAAASFIILSKKKKRKHKYWVRPSLIGRNTHGGIELINALRKDDLLAGRIEDGQIRNFLRMTDSDVEWLLVGPKITKNDTNFRKAITPTERLLITLRFLATGDSYTSLMHLFRISKQAISKIVPEVCIAICEVLGDQIKMPGTAEEWKVVATQFNNLWNFPQCTGVMDGKHMIQSPEHSGSDYFNYKSFFSIVLFIVANANYEVLYMNVGCQGRISDGGVYENTQFKRMLSECKRNLPNNEKLPGRAMAVPYVFLGDDAFPLSPNLMKPYPGTQEKGSQGRIFNYRLSRARRVSENVFGILSARFRVFRKIMLPEPTKKKKSRTTYTPPGTFDSEDKDSGNIISGAWRNEMQNNMPFHSFDKRARKSSSAAKDVRQEFAEFFMTEQGNIPWQNDY from the exons ATGGGGTCGATTGATGACGATATTATCTTAGCAGCTGCATCATTTATTATTTTGAGTAAAAAAAAGAAACGAAAACATAAATATTGGGTACGACCAAGCCTCATAGGAAGAAACACACATGGAGGAATTGAGTTAATAAATGCTTTGAGAAAAGATGATTTGTTAGCAGGACGTATTGAAGACGGACAAATAAGAAACTTTCTCCGTATGACTGATTCCGATGTTGAGTGGTTGCTTGTTGgaccaaaaattacaaaaaatgacACTAATTTTAGAAAAGCCATCACACCTACCGAACGCCTACTAATTACTTTAAGATTTTTGGCTACCGGAGATTCCTACACTTCATTAATGCATTTATTTAGGATTTCAAAGCAAGCGATTTCAAAAATTGTACCAGAAGTATGTATAGCAATATGTGAAGTTCTTGGCGATCAAATAAAA atgcCTGGAACTGCTGAAGAGTGGAAAGTAGTGGCAACACAGTTTAATAATCTATGGAATTTTCCACAATGTACAGGAGTTATGGACGGAAAACATATGATTCAATCACCAGAACACAGTGGAAGCGATTACTTTAATTACAAATCGTTTTTTAGCATTGTGCTTTTTATTGTTGCTAATGCAAATTACGAAGTGTTGTATATGAATGTTGGCTGCCAGGGACGCATATCGGATGGTGGTGTTTACGAAAATACCCAGTTCAAAAGAATGTTGTCCGAATGTAAACGTAATCTACCTAATAATGAAAAGCTTCCTGGTAGAGCCATGGCTGTTCCTTATGTTTTTCTGGGTGACGATGCTTTTCCATTGTCACCAAATTTGATGAAACCTTATCCAGGTACCCAAGAAAAAGGATCACAGggaagaatatttaattatagaCTATCAAGAGCGCGAAGGGTATCAGAGAATGTGTTCGGAATATTATCTGCACGATTTCGAGTTTTCAGAAAAATAATGTTACCTGAACCAACGAAA aaaaaaaaatcaaggaCCACCTACACTCCACCTGGAACTTTCGATTCTGAAGACAAAGACAGTGGTAATATTATTTCTGGAGCTTGGAGGAACGAGATGCAAAACAATATGCCATTCCATAGTTTCGATAAGAGAGCTCGGAAATCAAGTAGTGCTGCGAAAGATGTGAGACAAGAATTTGCAGAGTTTTTTATGACCGAACAAGGGAACATTCCTTGGCAAAATGACTATTAA